The following coding sequences are from one Paenibacillus sp. FSL R5-0912 window:
- a CDS encoding SMP-30/gluconolactonase/LRE family protein, which yields MSTETNPRKRSTGQHIRRWGLVLLGVIVLGIAGFLLMPAPVEPAVWSAPAAPSFEKEGPWKENSKLSSAELVTDRAKFPEFITFDSTGRLYTGDSDGTIYRVAFDAEGKAQPAEVFADTQGTPNGLKFDADGNLIVADIQKGLLSIDPNGKIEVLATEVDGGPIYLANELDIGQDGSVYFSDTSNYGKVMFKEIAENKPHGRLLKYDPQTKQTTVLLKDLYFANGVVLSAEEDFVLVAESYHYQLTRYWLKGPKQGTSDIFAENLAGFPDNITRDAQGNFWVGVFTTRLAFADYMHSHPWVAAMMSKVPQALLNGASAPVKHGLVAEYGPEGELVNSWHDPEGTLYGITTAVSQAGYLYLGTAPGGSQGVHRVLLKP from the coding sequence ATGTCTACAGAAACCAATCCACGTAAACGTTCCACCGGTCAACACATTCGCAGATGGGGCTTGGTCCTGCTCGGCGTAATTGTGCTGGGAATCGCCGGGTTCCTGCTGATGCCTGCTCCGGTAGAGCCTGCTGTATGGTCTGCACCTGCCGCCCCTTCTTTTGAGAAGGAGGGTCCCTGGAAAGAGAACAGCAAGCTTAGCTCCGCAGAGCTTGTGACAGACCGCGCGAAGTTCCCGGAATTTATCACTTTTGATTCTACCGGGCGGCTGTATACAGGCGACTCTGACGGCACAATCTACAGAGTGGCCTTCGATGCGGAAGGCAAGGCGCAGCCAGCCGAAGTGTTCGCCGATACCCAGGGAACACCTAACGGGCTGAAATTCGATGCTGACGGAAATTTGATCGTGGCGGATATTCAGAAGGGGCTGCTGTCGATTGACCCGAATGGAAAGATTGAAGTATTGGCCACTGAAGTAGATGGAGGACCGATCTATCTGGCGAACGAGCTGGACATCGGGCAAGACGGATCGGTCTATTTCTCCGACACCTCTAACTATGGCAAGGTCATGTTCAAAGAAATTGCCGAGAACAAACCGCATGGACGGTTGTTGAAATATGATCCGCAGACCAAACAGACAACCGTTCTGCTGAAGGATTTGTATTTCGCCAACGGAGTCGTATTATCTGCTGAAGAAGATTTCGTGCTTGTTGCTGAATCGTACCATTACCAGCTGACAAGATATTGGCTGAAGGGGCCAAAGCAAGGTACCTCTGATATTTTTGCGGAGAACCTGGCGGGGTTTCCAGACAATATCACCCGCGACGCTCAGGGAAATTTCTGGGTGGGGGTATTCACAACCCGTCTGGCTTTTGCCGATTACATGCATAGTCATCCCTGGGTAGCAGCGATGATGTCCAAAGTTCCGCAGGCCTTGTTAAATGGAGCAAGTGCGCCGGTGAAGCACGGACTTGTCGCAGAATATGGACCCGAAGGAGAGCTTGTGAACAGCTGGCATGATCCTGAAGGAACCTTGTATGGCATCACCACTGCCGTAAGCCAGGCAGGATATTTATATCTCGGAACCGCACCGGGAGGAAGCCAGGGTGTTCATCGGGTGCTTCTGAAACCATAG
- a CDS encoding nucleotidyltransferase family protein, producing the protein MIALILAAGYATRLYPLTKDTPKPLLPVQGNRTILDLLIGRLEVLEDITEILIVTNDRFFHAFGQWQLQYQGEKLIRILNDGTSSPEGRLGAIGDIQYVLEREQLQEDLLVLAGDNVLGFGLDGYLNYFHQVDRDCILVRTVDNIEELRSVGVAELDAQMRVLSLEEKPQEPRSNIGVFALYIYKRTTLPLISRYLAEGGNPDAPSYFPEWLHSRQEMRAYYTEGTIDDVGTPEAYAEMRARLSAGEDKASY; encoded by the coding sequence ATGATTGCACTAATCTTGGCTGCGGGGTATGCGACCCGCCTGTATCCTTTAACCAAAGACACACCCAAGCCGCTACTGCCTGTTCAAGGGAACCGGACGATTCTGGATCTGCTGATCGGCCGCCTGGAGGTGCTGGAGGACATCACGGAGATTCTCATTGTGACGAATGACCGTTTCTTTCATGCTTTTGGGCAGTGGCAGCTTCAGTATCAGGGGGAGAAGCTGATCCGTATTCTGAATGACGGCACTTCCTCCCCGGAAGGACGTTTAGGTGCAATTGGCGATATCCAATATGTGCTGGAGCGGGAGCAGCTGCAGGAGGATCTGCTGGTACTGGCAGGAGACAATGTGCTCGGATTCGGCCTGGACGGGTACTTGAACTATTTTCATCAAGTGGATAGGGACTGTATTCTGGTCCGTACCGTAGACAATATAGAAGAGCTTCGCAGTGTCGGCGTGGCGGAGCTGGATGCGCAGATGCGGGTCCTGTCGCTGGAAGAGAAGCCGCAGGAGCCGCGTTCCAACATTGGCGTATTCGCCCTCTATATCTATAAGCGGACTACACTGCCGCTGATTTCGCGCTATCTTGCGGAGGGAGGCAACCCGGATGCGCCGAGTTATTTCCCGGAGTGGCTGCATTCCCGCCAGGAGATGCGGGCCTATTATACGGAGGGGACGATCGATGATGTCGGCACCCCGGAGGCGTATGCGGAGATGCGGGCCAGACTAAGCGCGGGCGAGGATAAGGCATCTTACTGA
- a CDS encoding TetR/AcrR family transcriptional regulator encodes MKVIVISTEDQPTPSTGRVLKTYQEARLQNTENLRKLVVDAAAAILQEEGPEAVTVRRVSQKMGCSTKIIYSLFVNKEGLAQQLYLEGCKLLAQRFEEVPPSPDLQQHLLDLGEAFWEFGQDYASYYKLMFGGAFAEFKPDAESMQGTMTAIHRLLVLISTAQERGQISDQEETGTLVSTIWASLHGVIHLYMGGFLGDVAAAHTIYRQTMGLLSESLFASSSQGRGANKG; translated from the coding sequence ATGAAGGTGATTGTTATCAGTACCGAAGACCAACCCACACCCTCCACGGGGCGGGTATTAAAAACATATCAGGAAGCCCGTCTGCAAAATACGGAGAATCTCCGTAAGCTTGTGGTGGATGCCGCCGCTGCTATTCTCCAGGAAGAGGGGCCGGAGGCCGTCACTGTGCGTAGAGTATCGCAGAAGATGGGCTGCTCCACCAAGATCATTTACAGTTTGTTTGTCAATAAAGAGGGACTGGCCCAGCAATTGTATCTGGAGGGCTGCAAACTGCTGGCCCAGCGTTTTGAAGAAGTGCCGCCATCGCCTGATCTGCAGCAGCATTTGCTGGATCTGGGCGAAGCCTTCTGGGAGTTCGGACAGGACTACGCGAGCTACTATAAGCTGATGTTTGGGGGGGCTTTTGCCGAGTTCAAGCCGGATGCGGAGAGTATGCAGGGAACGATGACAGCTATACACCGTCTGCTGGTTCTAATCAGCACTGCCCAGGAACGAGGACAGATTTCGGATCAGGAAGAGACGGGGACCCTAGTTAGTACGATATGGGCATCGTTGCACGGTGTAATCCACCTGTATATGGGCGGGTTCCTTGGTGATGTAGCGGCAGCCCATACCATATACAGACAAACAATGGGTTTACTGTCTGAATCCTTGTTTGCGTCATCAAGCCAGGGTAGAGGAGCGAACAAGGGATGA
- a CDS encoding SDR family NAD(P)-dependent oxidoreductase: MNTKGKWSLITGASSGIGEQFARQLAKEGSHLVLVARTKSKLDALSAELTRSHGVQCRVIPLDLSLEGAAGDLYQQCQQLGLSIDLLVNNAGFATHGLFEEVSGERQHEEVMLNVTAVVDMTHLFLPGMLHRGAGAVINVSSTAGFQPLPYMAVYGATKAFVLSFTDALWWENRNRGVQFFALCPGSTETNFFNVVGTEDASVGGAKDSPERVVALTLRAMARGKQYLVPGLRNYLSAQITRFMTRRQSLRLVGGMLRPTHPKEDQ, from the coding sequence ATGAATACTAAAGGGAAATGGTCGTTAATCACCGGAGCCTCTTCGGGAATCGGCGAACAGTTCGCAAGACAATTAGCCAAGGAAGGCAGTCATCTGGTGCTTGTAGCCAGAACCAAAAGCAAACTCGATGCGCTCTCAGCCGAATTGACGCGCAGCCATGGAGTTCAGTGCCGGGTCATCCCCCTGGATCTATCGCTCGAAGGCGCTGCCGGAGATCTGTACCAGCAATGCCAACAGCTCGGCCTGAGCATCGATCTGCTGGTTAACAATGCGGGTTTTGCCACCCATGGCCTGTTTGAAGAGGTCTCCGGCGAACGCCAGCATGAAGAAGTGATGCTCAACGTCACCGCTGTAGTCGATATGACTCATTTATTCCTTCCCGGAATGCTCCACAGAGGGGCAGGCGCTGTGATCAATGTATCGTCTACCGCAGGCTTTCAGCCGCTGCCTTATATGGCTGTCTACGGGGCGACCAAAGCTTTTGTCCTGTCCTTTACCGACGCCCTGTGGTGGGAGAATCGTAATCGCGGCGTCCAATTCTTCGCCCTGTGTCCAGGCTCGACGGAGACCAATTTCTTCAACGTGGTGGGTACGGAGGATGCCTCTGTCGGCGGCGCGAAGGACTCGCCGGAGCGGGTAGTGGCCCTTACACTGCGCGCTATGGCCCGAGGGAAGCAGTACCTTGTTCCGGGACTCCGCAATTACCTCAGTGCCCAGATTACCCGGTTCATGACCCGCAGACAAAGTCTGCGGCTGGTCGGTGGTATGCTTCGCCCTACACACCCTAAGGAGGATCAATAA